The Streptomyces uncialis genomic interval TGCGGCCGTCCCAGCAGCTCTGGAAGCGGAACGTCCGGACGACCTGGCTGCCCTGCGGGCACAGCGGATACTTGTCCCTGAGCTGGCGGTTCTCGAAGCCCGTGCAGCTCCAGGAGGCGTTGGCGTTCGCCGTGCCGTTGGTGAGGGCCTTGGCGTCGCCCGTGATGATCCGCAGGAAGCGCGGCATCGCGACGACCCGTGAGCGCGGGTTGCCCTCGAAGCGCAGGGTCACCTCGCTCGGCGTCCGGATCCGGCCGACGTTGCGGTCCAGGCCGCCGCCGTCCGCGTCCGCGTCCGCCTCGGCCCGCCCGTTCTGCACCCGCAGCACGGGCCAGAAGTACGACGACCTGTCTCCCTGGTCGCGGCAGCTGGTGCGACCGGCCGCGAGCGTCCGGTCATCGGCGAAGGCGTTGTTGGCCTGGTTGCCGACATAGTCGTGCATATGGTGGGCGCCGTTGCTCACCCCGGGTGCCACGATCACGTTGTCCGGATTGAACAACCGGTTCCGGTTGGTGCCGCAGCTCGTGGAGAACGTGCCCCGGGACGCGCCGCGCCCGGACCGGGGCACCTGGACGTTCGGCCGGACGGACCGGATGTCGGCGAAGTCGGCGGCGACGGGCCCGTTGCCCGCCTGCCCGTTGCCGCCGCCGCTTCCCTCGCCCTGGCCGCCGTTCTGCCCACCGCCGGACCGTCCGCCGCGCTGCCCGCCGTCGCGCTCCCGGTCACCGCCCTCGCGCTCGCCCTCACCGCCCCCGTCGCCGTCCGCGGTGGTCCGGTCGCCCTCGGGGGTGCGGCCCGTGCAGGCGGCCAGTGAGTCGAAGCGCCGGGGCGGGGTGCCGCCGTTGCCACGGATACGGGCCTGGATGCGTTCGAGGGCCGCGGCCCGGTCGTTCCCGAGCGGGGTGAGGATGCTGTCCCGTACGAAGCCCGGATCGCGTGCGGCGTCGTCCCGGGAGTCGGCGAGCCGCCGGTAGGACTCGGTGATCTGGCTGTCGAGGGCGGCGAGTTCACCGTCCACCTCCGCGCGGGCCCCGTCCGGTACCTCCGTGAGTTCGTTGCCCACGTCGGGGCAGTCGATGGTCGCGACCAGTTGCCGGAGCTCGCCCCCGTCCCGGGGGACGGTCCCCGACGCCGAGGCGTAGACATTGGCCACGACCAGTCCGCCCGCCCCCATGACCAGCGCGGCAGCCGCCGCCATGGCCCGCTGGGCCTTCGTCGTCCGGCGTTTGCGTGATGTGTGTCCCATGGAACTCCTCTGCTTCCTTGCCGCGCCGTGGTCGTTCGGCAGGGGTGAAGCGGCTCCGTTCCATACGGGGGTGCCGGTACGGATGTTCAGGCCCGGGGGGTGATTCGTAGGAGTCTCCGGGAGCGTTTCGCCCTCAACCGCCGCACAGGGCACGGCCGAGGGCGAACGCCACGGGTGACGCGTGGTCGCAGGTCAGCCGGTCGGTCCGGCCGTACCCGGCGTACCGGCCAGGACCAGGGCCTCCCGGTCCGGGTCCAGGCCCAGCCGGGGGCGGTCGGGACGCTGCGGGGCCCGGCCGTCCAGGGCGCTGAGCCAGGCCCAGGTGTCCGCCACCGTCTCGGCCACCGGCCGGCAGACCAGCCCCGCGCCGAGGGCGCGGGACACATCGATACGGTGCACCCCTTCGTGCTCCTCCGAGCCGGGCGGGGTCCAGATCGGCAGCTCCGTCCAGGGCGAGATCCCCGCGTCGAGGATCGCCCGCGGATCGGTCCAGCGGAACCGGGCGGCGGAGCCGGTCGCCTCGGCACAGGCGTCCAGCAGCTCGCCCATCGTGGTGTGACCCTGCGGACCCACCGTGTTGTACGGGCCGGTCAACCCGGCGGCGATCGCGTCGAGCGCCCAGGCGGCCAGGTCACGTGCGTCGATGTACTGAAGCCGGAGGTCCCGCGGCCCCGGGGCGAGGACATCGCCGCCCCGGGCGACCCGGCTCAGCCACCAGGGCAGCCGGCCGATGTTCTCGTACGGGCCGAGGATCAGACCGGCGCGCAGCAGCAGGCTCCGGTCCGCGCCGAACCCGTCCCGCAGGGCGAGTTCGGCGCCGCGCTTGTCCTGGGCGTAGTCGGTCGCCGCCGCGTCGGGCGAGCCGTCCACCACGGGATGGGACTCGTCATGGTCCGGGCCCGGCGGCCAGGTGTACACCGACGCGCTGGAGATGTACGTGTAGTGGGCGGCCCGGCCGGTCAGCAGCCGTGCGCTGTCCCGTACGGCGGTCGGTGCGGCGGACCAGGTGTCGACGACGGCGTCCCAGGTGCCGTCCGCCAGTGCGGCCAGTCCGTCGGGAGCGGTCCGGTCGCCGATGAGGGAGGTGACCCCGTCCGGGGCGCGGTGCCGGCCCCGGTGGAGGACGGTCACCTCTTCTCCCCGGCGGACCGCCTCCTCCGCGATGGCCCGTCCCACGAATTCGGTGCCGCCCAGAATCAGTAGTTTCATGGGTCGACTGTGCAAGGACCGGTTCCGGAACGGAATGGCGTTCCGCGCAGGGAGAAACGATTCAGCTGGTGGCGGACGCCCGCGGCCGGGCGAGGGACCCCGAACGCGCGGGCGTATACGGGCGGTTGGGGATCAGCCGGTCGGGGGCGCGTACTTGTAGCCGACCCGGCGGACCGTCTGGATCGCCTGACGGTGCTCCGCGCCGAGCTTGCGCCGCAGCCGGGCGATATGGACGTCCACGGTGCGCCCGTCACCGACATGCCCGTAGCCCCACACCGTGGTGACGAGCTGGTCGCGGGTGTGCACCCGGTGCGGATGCGCCACGAGATGCGCCAGCAGCTCGAACTCCAGGTACGTCAGGTCGAGATCACGGCCCCGCACCCGGGCGGTCCGCCGTACCGCGTCCACCTGGACGAGGGTGTCCCCGTCGAGCGGACCGGAGCGGGCCGGGCCGTCCTCGTCGTCCTCCACGGACGGGACGGGCAGCAGCCGCTGCTGATCGGCGGGCACCAGGACGAGGTACCCGATCATCGGCGGCTGGCCGGGCAGGGTGGGCAGGGCGTGCTGGGGCGCGGGCAGCCAGGTGGCGCCCGGCGGGAGGAAGTCCGTCACATCGACGACCTCGTCCCGGTCCACGGCGCGCAGCCCGCGCCGCGCGGCCGGCCCGGCGGTCCCGGGCCGGGGGGCGGGGCCGCCGAGGGGCTTGCCGTAGGACGCGGGGGCCGTGGCCGCGGCGGACGGGCCGGGGGCGCCGGAGGAGTACGCGGTGGCGGCCGGATAGGGGCCGCCCGGATAGGAGGGGGACGAGGGGTTCGCCGGGAAGGAACGGGTGTTCGCCATGAGGGGTCAGCTCTTTCGCGCGAGATGTCGTCGTGGGAGTTCGAGGACGGTGAGCGCGTGGCTCAGGTCGTCGAGGACGTACGTCGTGCGCGCTGGCCGAAGGCCGGGTGAACGGCTTTAGAGGGCCCGCGCGTTCCGTGCGCGGCGACACACCCGATCGAAGTCGTGGTGCTGTCGGGACGGCCAGAAGGGCTCCAGGGTGTACACGTCGGGTTGTCCCGTCGTCGCGTTCCGGTAGCTGGCCATGCCGCCATTGAACCAGACCCATGGGTCCGGCAGGAGCCTCCTCTCAAGGGTCGGACGCCTCCTTGGCGCGATTTTGTCGCTCCCGACCCTCAACCCACCAGGCGTTTACGCCAATCCAGGGGGCTGACCACCAGGGCGGTCCCCGCCGACCCGTCCCACTGGGTGGACAGCCCGGCGGCCGACAGCGCGGCGACCACCTCATGGCCCACCGCGGCCGCCGTCGCCGCGCTGCCGTCGAACCCGCCGTACAGCAGGAACAGCCCGCCGCCCGCCGCGGCGGCCTCCGTCTGCTGCTCATGGAAGAAGACGAACCCCCGCGCGCCGTCCGCCGCTTCGGCCCCGATCTCGGCCAGTCCGCAGCCGCGGCAGCACGTGAAGTCCTCCCGGGCGGTGATCCCCGCGCCCTCCAGCGCCGCGAACGCGCGGGTCAGCCGCTCCGGATCGGTGGTCCCCGTCCACCGCGCCGATTCCGCGACCCGCTCCAGCCACAGCCCGTCCACCAGGACACGGGCCTGCTCGGGGGAGACCGGGCGGTCGTCCTGCGCCGGACCCGCCCGCTCCGCCTCCTCGGAACCCACCAGCCACTCCTCGGCGGCCTCCGCCAGACCCTCCCGGTCGAGATAGCCGCAGCGCAGGAGCTCGCGTATCCGCTCCTCGACCGGCTCGCGCAGCTCGTCGGGGAGCGGGGGCACCTCCTCGGGCGGGTCCACGTCCACCGGTTTCCAGCGCAGGTCCCGGCCCCAGTCCTCGTCACCGCGCGCCCAGCCGAGGACCGCCTCCGCCACCTGCTCAACGCCCTGCGGGGCGATGACCGTACCGAAGAAACGGGAACGGCTCTCGCGGTGCTCCAGGCGGTACTCCCGGCCGGTGACGTGCCACACCTGGACGAACACATCGGGGAGGTCGGGCACCCGCTGGACGACCAGGAAGTGGTCGTCCTGCCCACCGATCCGCCCGACCAGCTCGCGCAGCTGCCCGGGCGACGGCGCCAGAGTCACCGAACCGTCCTCCGACTCGACCTTGACGGGCAGTCCCGCCGCGCCGCCGTCCTCGAACGTCCCGTCCGGCCGTTGCCTGGCCCCGGTCCAGCTTCCGTTCCCCATCGTCTCCCCCTGCCGCGCCCGGCCGCCCGGACCCTGGATCATCCGCCGCGCACCGTCCGCACGGCCGGGCCGGGGCAGCGCCCGACCCGGGTTCCACCCTCGCACGCGCCACTGACAACGCGGCGGCGCCCGTGGGCCACCCACCGGTCGGGGTGGATGCCCCACGGGCGCCGCCGCCGGGGCTCAGACCTGGCCGGCCTTCTCCAGCGCGGCACAGCAGGTGTCCACCATCAGCCGTGTCACCACGTACGGGTCGACGTTGGCGTTCGGGCGGCGGTCCTCGATGTAGCCCTCGCCGTCCTTCTCGACCTGCCACGGGATACGGACCGAGGCGCCGCGGTCCGAGACCCCGTAGGAGTACTCGTTCCAGGGGGCCGTCTCGTGCAGTCCGGTCAGCCGGTCGTCGATGCCCGCGCCGTAGTTCTTGACATGGTCCATCGGCTTGGAACCCTCGCCCAGCGACTCGCAGGCCGTGATGATCGCGTCGTACGCGCCCGCGCCCCCGCGCATGGCACGGGTGGAGAAGTTGGTGTGCGCGCCCGCGCCGTTCCAGTCGCCCTTCACCGGCTTCGGGTCCAGGGTCGCCGACACGTCGTGGTCCTCGGCCGTGCGGTACAGCAGCCAGCGGGCCACCCACAGCTGGTCGGACACCTCCAGCGGGGCCAGCGGGCCGACCTGGAACTCCCACTGACCGGGCATGACCTCGGCGTTGATGCCGGAGATGCCGAGGCCCGCCGTCAGGCAGTTCTCCAGATGCGCCTCGACGACGGGACGGCCGTGGATCTCGTCGGCGCCGACGCCGCAGTAGTAGCCGCCCTGCGGCGCGGGGAACCCGCCGACGGGGAAGCCGAGCGGACGCTCACCGGCGAAGAACGTGTACTCCTGCTCGATGCCGAAGACCGGCTCCTGACCGGCGAAACGCTCCTCGACCTCGGCGAGCAGCGCGCGCGTGTTGGACGAGTGCGGGGTCATGTCCGTGTTCAGCACCTCGCACAGCACCAGGATGTCGTCCCCGCCGCGGATCGGGTCCGGGCAGACGAAGACCGGCCGCAGGACCCGGTCCGACGCGTGCCCCTCGGCCTGGTTGGTGCTGGACCCGTCGAACCCCCACAGCGGCAGCTCCGCGAGACCCGCGGCGGCGCCGGGCAGGATCTTCGTCTTCGAGCGGAGCTTCGCGGTCGGCTCGGTACCGTCGATCCAGATGTACTCAGCCTTGAACGTCACGGGACACATCCTTAGGGGCGTCTGCGCACCGGCGGTGCGGTGGTGCTGCTACGACAGTGTCAAGGCGCGGTTTCCCGGTGATTGCCCGTCGATGAACCCCGTGTTACCCGTCGCTCACCCGCGCGGGGGTCAGGTGCGCTGCCGCACGGCCGCGCGGACGTCCTCCAGGAACTCGCGGAGCGCGGCGAGCTGATGCTCGTCGTACCCCTTCAGCAGTATCGCGGACCGCTCGGCCAGCGGCTCGTGGACGGATCTGCCGAACGGCACGGAGGTCTCCTCCAGGACGACCAGGACCCGGCGGCGGTCGTGCGCGTCGGGGACCCGGCGGACATGTCCGAGCCGCTCCAGCCGGTCGACCAGCGCGGTCGTCCCGGCCGAGTTCAGCCCGAGCCGGGCGCCGAGCCGTCCGGCGG includes:
- a CDS encoding DUF1996 domain-containing protein produces the protein MGHTSRKRRTTKAQRAMAAAAALVMGAGGLVVANVYASASGTVPRDGGELRQLVATIDCPDVGNELTEVPDGARAEVDGELAALDSQITESYRRLADSRDDAARDPGFVRDSILTPLGNDRAAALERIQARIRGNGGTPPRRFDSLAACTGRTPEGDRTTADGDGGGEGEREGGDRERDGGQRGGRSGGGQNGGQGEGSGGGNGQAGNGPVAADFADIRSVRPNVQVPRSGRGASRGTFSTSCGTNRNRLFNPDNVIVAPGVSNGAHHMHDYVGNQANNAFADDRTLAAGRTSCRDQGDRSSYFWPVLRVQNGRAEADADADGGGLDRNVGRIRTPSEVTLRFEGNPRSRVVAMPRFLRIITGDAKALTNGTANANASWSCTGFENRQLRDKYPLCPQGSQVVRTFRFQSCWDGRNTDSANHRTHVAFTDPRSGACPSGFKAIPQLVQRVVYDVPPRRNFAVDSFPEQLHKPVTDHGDFINVFDNRLMNRLTDCVNRGRRCS
- a CDS encoding NAD-dependent epimerase/dehydratase family protein produces the protein MKLLILGGTEFVGRAIAEEAVRRGEEVTVLHRGRHRAPDGVTSLIGDRTAPDGLAALADGTWDAVVDTWSAAPTAVRDSARLLTGRAAHYTYISSASVYTWPPGPDHDESHPVVDGSPDAAATDYAQDKRGAELALRDGFGADRSLLLRAGLILGPYENIGRLPWWLSRVARGGDVLAPGPRDLRLQYIDARDLAAWALDAIAAGLTGPYNTVGPQGHTTMGELLDACAEATGSAARFRWTDPRAILDAGISPWTELPIWTPPGSEEHEGVHRIDVSRALGAGLVCRPVAETVADTWAWLSALDGRAPQRPDRPRLGLDPDREALVLAGTPGTAGPTG
- a CDS encoding winged helix-turn-helix domain-containing protein codes for the protein MANTRSFPANPSSPSYPGGPYPAATAYSSGAPGPSAAATAPASYGKPLGGPAPRPGTAGPAARRGLRAVDRDEVVDVTDFLPPGATWLPAPQHALPTLPGQPPMIGYLVLVPADQQRLLPVPSVEDDEDGPARSGPLDGDTLVQVDAVRRTARVRGRDLDLTYLEFELLAHLVAHPHRVHTRDQLVTTVWGYGHVGDGRTVDVHIARLRRKLGAEHRQAIQTVRRVGYKYAPPTG
- a CDS encoding DUF6891 domain-containing protein; translated protein: MGNGSWTGARQRPDGTFEDGGAAGLPVKVESEDGSVTLAPSPGQLRELVGRIGGQDDHFLVVQRVPDLPDVFVQVWHVTGREYRLEHRESRSRFFGTVIAPQGVEQVAEAVLGWARGDEDWGRDLRWKPVDVDPPEEVPPLPDELREPVEERIRELLRCGYLDREGLAEAAEEWLVGSEEAERAGPAQDDRPVSPEQARVLVDGLWLERVAESARWTGTTDPERLTRAFAALEGAGITAREDFTCCRGCGLAEIGAEAADGARGFVFFHEQQTEAAAAGGGLFLLYGGFDGSAATAAAVGHEVVAALSAAGLSTQWDGSAGTALVVSPLDWRKRLVG
- the glnII gene encoding glutamine synthetase, yielding MTFKAEYIWIDGTEPTAKLRSKTKILPGAAAGLAELPLWGFDGSSTNQAEGHASDRVLRPVFVCPDPIRGGDDILVLCEVLNTDMTPHSSNTRALLAEVEERFAGQEPVFGIEQEYTFFAGERPLGFPVGGFPAPQGGYYCGVGADEIHGRPVVEAHLENCLTAGLGISGINAEVMPGQWEFQVGPLAPLEVSDQLWVARWLLYRTAEDHDVSATLDPKPVKGDWNGAGAHTNFSTRAMRGGAGAYDAIITACESLGEGSKPMDHVKNYGAGIDDRLTGLHETAPWNEYSYGVSDRGASVRIPWQVEKDGEGYIEDRRPNANVDPYVVTRLMVDTCCAALEKAGQV
- a CDS encoding MarR family winged helix-turn-helix transcriptional regulator, whose product is MERDGHDDTGQEIVRLLREVADGLGALAARFAARHGTHPTDIRALSCLLDARDTGVPLTAGRLGARLGLNSAGTTALVDRLERLGHVRRVPDAHDRRRVLVVLEETSVPFGRSVHEPLAERSAILLKGYDEHQLAALREFLEDVRAAVRQRT